One genomic window of Arachis stenosperma cultivar V10309 chromosome 10, arast.V10309.gnm1.PFL2, whole genome shotgun sequence includes the following:
- the LOC130954820 gene encoding pseudouridine-5'-phosphate glycosidase produces the protein MAFSAASRINNLRRHLDSPKDALGGYSINVKVAPEVSEALSLGRAVVALESTIISHGMPYPQNLETAKEVEDIVRKNGAVPATIAILDGTPCVGLSVEELEKLATLGTKAQKTARRDIAHVVASGGNGATTVSATMLLASMVHIPIFVTGGIGGVHRDGEHTMDISSDLTELGRTPVAVFCAGVKSILDIPRTLEYLETQGVCVAGYKTNEFPAFFTESSGCKVSCRLDSPEECARVIEANNKLKLGTGIVIAVPIPREHSASGHIIESAIQKALQEAREKNITGNAVTPFLLARVNELTGGASLASNIALMKNNALVGAKVAAALAQLREREREHGQR, from the exons ATGGCGTTTTCAGCGGCCTCACGAATAAACAATCTCCGCCGACACTTGGATTCACCTAAG gatGCACTTGGAGGATATTCAATCAATGTGAAGGTAGCTCCAGAGGTTTCTGAAGCCTTATCACTTGGCCGTGCCGTCGTGGCTCTCGAATCCACCATCATTTCACATG gaatgccttatcctcaaaactTGGAAACtgcaaaagaggtagaagataTTGTCAGGAAGAACGGTGCTGTTCCTGCAACCATTGCAATTTTGGATGGCACCCCTTGCGTAG GCCTAAGTGTTGAAGAACTTGAGAAGCTAGCTACTCTGGGAACCAAAGCTCAGAAAACAGCTCGAAGAGACATTGCACATGTT GTGGCTAGTGGTGGAAATGGTGCTACTACTGTTTCAGCAACAATGTTGTTGGCTTCTATG GTTCATATTCCCATCTTTGTGACCGGGGGCATTGGGGGAGTACATAGAGATGGGGAACATA CTATGGATATATCTTCAGATCTCACTGAGCTAGGTAGAACTCCAGTAGCAGTTTTCTGTGCTGGCGTAAAATCAATATTAGATATTCCCAGAACCCTTGAATATCTG GAAACACAGGGAGTTTGTGTCGCTGGTTACAAGACAAATGAGTTCCCTGCATTTTTCACGGAATCAAGTGGCTGCAAG GTTTCATGTCGACTAGATAGCCCAGAAGAGTGTGCTCGCGTAATAG AAGCAAACAACAAACTCAAGCTTGGAACTGGAATTGTAATAGCAGTTCCTATTCCTCGAGAACACTCAGCATCTGGACACATAATTGAATCTGCAATCCAAAAAGCCCTTCAAGAAGCTAG GGAAAAAAATATAACAGGAAATGCTGTAACTCCGTTCTTGCTTGCTAGAGTAAATGAGTTGACAGGGGGTGCCTCACTTGCATCCA ACATTGCTCTTATGAAGAATAATGCTCTTGTTGGAGCTAAGGTTGCTGCTGCCCTTGCTCAActaagagaaagagaaagagaacaTGGTCAGAGATGA
- the LOC130954932 gene encoding pentatricopeptide repeat-containing protein At3g49170, chloroplastic: MPSLSLSLSLPPPLNNTNNSEFRRAISTLHPAREPHDLLKSCIRSRNFALGKLLHRKLTESQLTLDSPLLNSLITLYSKSGQWQQALSIFQSMDPSMRDLVSWTAMISCFANHRMHRQSLSTFIQLLRTTDFYPNEFSFTASLRSCSNAEFFSTGLAVFGFVLKTGYLDADVCVGCALIDMFVKGSDDLGSAFKVFEKISERNVVTWNLMITRFVQFSHNGDAIHLFFSMVESGFGPDRFTLSSVLSACAELELLAFGKQLHSWGVKSGMGLDVFFGSSLVDMYAKCGADGSVEDARKVFDRMPERNVVSWTAIIAAYVQGGLEQEAIGLFCEMIWGYVVPNCFTFASTLKACANLPEFGLGKQLHSQAIKLGVSAVNCVGNGLVNMYARSGRMECARKCFDILLEKNLILCDMAVDWNAKNLDPKDDIFNLETEGTGNGVNAFTYGSLLSAAACIGTISMGEQIHARVLKSGFGNNLCINNALISMYSKCGNEAAALRVFSDMKDPNVISWTSIISGFAKHGFATKALELFCEMLEAGVKPNGVTYIAVLSACSHVGLIDEAWKHFASMRRDHDIVPRMEHYACMVDLLGRSGLLSEAIEFINSMPFRADALIWRTFLGSCRIHHNSKFGEQAAKKVLELEPHDPAAYILLSNLYAAEGRWDDVAAIRKSMKLRKLTKEAGCSWIEVENQVHKFHVGDTSHPKAQKIYDKLDELTFKIRNLGYVPNTDSVLHDVEEELKEQFLFQHSEKIAVAFALISTRKPKPIRIFKNLRVCGDCHTAIKYISVVTGREIVVRDANRFHHIKDGKCSCNDYW, from the coding sequence ATGCCGAGCCTGAGCTTAAGCCTATCTCTACCTCCTCctctcaacaacaccaacaaCTCGGAGTTCCGCAGAGCCATCTCCACGCTCCACCCCGCGCGTGAACCTCACGATCTCCTCAAATCCTGCATCCGTTCCCGTAACTTCGCCCTTGGCAAGCTCCTCCACCGCAAACTCACTGAGTCACAACTCACCCTTGACTCGCCCCTCCTCAACTCACTCATCACCCTCTACTCCAAATCCGGCCAATGGCAACAAGCTCTCTCCATCTTCCAATCCATGGACCCCAGCATGCGAGACTTGGTCTCATGGACCGCCATGATTTCTTGCTTCGCCAACCACCGCATGCACCGCCAATCCCTCTCCACCTTCATCCAGTTGCTCCGAACTACCGATTTTTACCCTAACGAGTTCTCCTTTACGGCGTCGCTTCGGTCATGTTCCAACGCGGAGTTTTTCTCCACCGGCCTTGCGGTTTTCGGTTTCGTCTTGAAGACTGGTTATCTTGACGCTGATGTTTGCGTCGGTTGCGCGTTgattgatatgtttgttaagggTAGTGATGATTTGGGTTCTGCATTCAAGGTGTTCGAGAAAATATCGGAGAGGAATGTGGTCACGTGGAACCTTATGATTACTAGGTTTGTTCAGTTTAGTCATAATGGTGATGCAATTCACTTGTTTTTCAGCATGGTGGAGAGTGGGTTTGGTCCTGATAGGTTTACTCTGAGCTCTGTTTTGTCGGCTTGCGCCGAGTTGGAGTTGTTGGCATTTGGGAAACAGTTACATTCTTGGGGTGTTAAGTCTGGAATGGGTTTGGATGTCTTTTTTGGGTCTAGTTTGGTGGATATGTATGCGAAATGTGGCGCTGATGGATCAGTGGAAGATGCTAGGAAGGTGTTTGATAGAATGCCGGAACGGAATGTTGTGTCTTGGACTGCAATTATCGCGGCATATGTGCAGGGTGGACTAGAACAGGAAGCTATTGGGTTGTTTTGTGAAATGATTTGGGGTTATGTCGTGCCAAATTGTTTCACGTTTGCCAGCACTCTCAAGGCTTGTGCAAACCTGCCTGAATTCGGCTTAGGGAAACAGCTTCACAGTCAAGCAATTAAGCTAGGCGTTTCTGCAGTTAATTGCGTGGGGAATGGTCTTGTTAACATGTATGCAAGGTCTGGAAGAATGGAGTGTGCTCGAAAATGCTTTGATATTCTATTAGAGAAGAACTTGATTTTGTGTGACATGGCTGTTGATTGGAATGCGAAAAATTTGGATCCTAAAGATGATATATTCAACCTTGAAACTGAAGGCACAGGTAATGGAGTTAATGCTTTTACATATGGAAGCCTCTTAAGTGCTGCTGCTTGTATTGGTACAATTAGTATGGGTGAACAAATTCATGCCAGGGTATTGAAATCCGGCTTTGGGAACAACTTATGCATTAATAATGCATTGATTTCCATGTATTCAAAGTGCGGAAATGAAGCAGCTGCTTTACGAGTATTCAGTGACATGAAAGATCCAAACGTCATTTCTTGGACTTCAATCATAAGTGGTTTTGCAAAACACGGGTTTGCTACGAAAGCCTTAGAATTGTTCTGCGAAATGCTTGAAGCAGGTGTAAAGCCTAATGGGGTCACTTACATTGCAGTTTTATCAGCCTGTAGTCATGTTGGCTTGATCGACGAGGCATGGAAACACTTTGCTTCCATGCGCCGCGACCATGATATTGTACCAAGGATGGAACATTATGCATGCATGGTTGATTTGCTTGGTCGATCTGGCTTGCTTTCAGAGGCCATAGAATTTATTAACTCAATGCCTTTCCGTGCTGATGCGTTGATATGGCGCACATTTCTCGGTTCTTGCCGGATTCATCATAACTCCAAGTTTGGAGAGCAGGCTGCAAAAAAGGTTCTTGAGCTTGAACCTCATGATCCAGCTGCATACATATTATTGTCAAACTTGTATGCTGCAGAAGGGCGATGGGATGATGTAGCAGCCATTAGGAAAAGCATGAAACTGAGAAAATTAACAAAAGAAGCTGGGTGTAGCTGGATTGAAGTTGAAAACCAGGTGCACAAGTTCCATGTAGGGGATACTTCACAccccaaagctcaaaagatataTGATAAGCTTGATGAATTGACttttaaaataagaaacttGGGTTATGTCCCAAATACAGATTCTGTTCTTCATGATGTAGAGGAAGAACTGAAGGAACAGTTTCTGTTTCAACACAGTGAAAAAATTGCAGTGGCATTTGCACTGATCAGCACCAGAAAACCCAAACCTATAAGAATATTTAAGAATCTAAGGGTTTGTGGTGACTGCCATACGGCAATAAAGTATATTTCAGTAGTCACTGGAAGAGAAATTGTGGTGCGAGATGCAAACCGGTTTCATCATATCAAGGATGGAAAATGTTCTTGCAATGATTATTGGTAA